In Deltaproteobacteria bacterium, the genomic stretch CGATCTACTACGCCGATGTGCAAAACGGCTACATCCGTGGAACCGTGGAATGCAACGGCGATCCGATCGAGGGCGCCCCGGCGGTTGTGACCGCGGGCGGATTTTTCACGTATTCGGCCAGTGACGGCGCCTGGGCCCTGCCCACGCTCGCCGGCCTGCCCGGGGTCGTGACCGTGTCCAGCGATGAGTGCGTTTGCGCGTCGGCCGTCCCGGTCACCGACACCAACAAGAACCCCAATCCCAAGTCGGATGACCCGGATGACACCCCCAAGTGCGAGACCTTCCCCGACGACACGCCGACCATCGACGCCGAAATCTGCGTCTGCTGTCCGCCGCTCCCGGCTGACGATGACACCGCTGACGACGATACCGCTGACGACGATACCGCTGACGACGATACCGCCGACGACGATACCGCCGATGACGACACCACCGACGACGACACGGCCGATGACGACACGGCCGACGACGACACGGCCGATGACGACACGTCTGACGACGACGACTCGGGCGGTATCGATTTCGAAAATGGATCGCTCGACGGTTGGCAGGTCACTTCGGACTGCGCGATCTACGGCATCAGCGGCGATGCACACGGCGCCCCGTTCCCCGGCGGCTCCGAGGCCAACTACCTCTACGCTTCGTCCGGCGGCAACATGGTTCCGAGTTGCACCATGACCCTCACGACCGTGGTCCCGGATGGAATGTCGGAACTGGAAATCAGTTACGACTTCATCAGTCAGGAGTACGAGGAATGGGTCGGCAGCGTGTATAATGACATCTTCACGGTCATCGTTCAGGGTTCGCCCGAATACCTGGTCAACCGTACCGTGAACAACGTGGCTCTGGTCAACGATTGGTCGGAGATCGCGGCCGACTCTGCCGCGGCGACCATCGCCCAGATCGCGTCGTCGGTCGACGCCCAGTACAATCCGTCGGGCTCCTCGCCGCACAGCAACGGCCCGTACCAGTTCGACGGCCATCTCGTCTGGGGCGGCTCGGGCGATACCACGCCCCGCGGCCTGCCCGAGAACGACAACCTCGGTCGCACCGCCACGGTCGCGCTCCCCACGGACATGTCCACGATCACCATCATCGTCACCATCTCCGACGTCGGCGACAAAATCTATGACTCCGTCGGCGCTATCGACTACCTCATGTTCA encodes the following:
- a CDS encoding choice-of-anchor L domain-containing protein; this translates as MRHFFRFGFLMFLATALFALPACTDDSQDDAEDAIEDALGLEVEFNSDDLGVSTPDGWNFLFAVKLEGDDVNLVVDDFKIDLTLLDEIDGIDLSEIDHMIAMARVDGLSGFGKRLRYANKMIIKDNILRLDNKAISLLGDSIGPSGEGWYAIYYADVQNGYIRGTVECNGDPIEGAPAVVTAGGFFTYSASDGAWALPTLAGLPGVVTVSSDECVCASAVPVTDTNKNPNPKSDDPDDTPKCETFPDDTPTIDAEICVCCPPLPADDDTADDDTADDDTADDDTADDDTADDDTTDDDTADDDTADDDTADDDTSDDDDSGGIDFENGSLDGWQVTSDCAIYGISGDAHGAPFPGGSEANYLYASSGGNMVPSCTMTLTTVVPDGMSELEISYDFISQEYEEWVGSVYNDIFTVIVQGSPEYLVNRTVNNVALVNDWSEIAADSAAATIAQIASSVDAQYNPSGSSPHSNGPYQFDGHLVWGGSGDTTPRGLPENDNLGRTATVALPTDMSTITIIVTISDVGDKIYDSVGAIDYLMFK